The proteins below are encoded in one region of Eulemur rufifrons isolate Redbay chromosome 2, OSU_ERuf_1, whole genome shotgun sequence:
- the ZDHHC22 gene encoding palmitoyltransferase ZDHHC22 has translation MLALRLLNVVAPAYFLCISLVTFVLQLFLFLPSMREDPAAARLFSPALLHGALFLFLSANALGNYVLVIQNSPDDLGACQGTSTRRPSWPPPSTHFCRVCARVTLRHDHHCFFTGNCIGSRNMRNFVLFCLYTSLACLYSMVAGVAYISAVLSISFAHPLAFLTLLPTSISQFFSGAVLGSEMFVILMLYLWFAIGLACAGFCCHQLLLILRGQTRHQVRKGVAVRARPWRKNLQEVFGKRWLLGLLVPMFNVGSESSKQQDK, from the exons ATGCTGGCCCTGCGGCTGCTCAACGTGGTGGCCCCCGCCTACTTCCTGTGCATCTCCCTGGTGACCTTCGTGCTGcagctcttcctcttcctgcccaGCATGCGCGAGGACCCCGCAGCCGCCCGGCTCTTCTCGCCCGCCCTGCTCCACGGGGCACTCTTCCTATTCCTCTCGGCCAACGCCCTGGGCAATTACGTCCTGGTCATCCAGAACTCCCCAGACGACCTGGGCGCCTGCCAGGGGACCTCGACCAGAAGGCCTTCGTGGCCCCCGCCCAGCACCCACTTCTGTCGAGTGTGCGCCAGAGTCACCCTGAGGCACGACCATCACTGTTTCTTCACTGGCAACTGCATCGGCAGCAGGAACATGCGCAACTTCGTCCTGTTCTGCCTCTACACCTCCCTGGCCTGCCTCTACTCCATGGTGGCCGGCGTGGCCTACATCTCCGCGGTCCTTTCCATCTCCTTCGCCCACCCGCTGGCCTTCCTCACGCTCCTACCCACCTCCATCAGCCAGTTCTTCTCCG gAGCTGTCCTCGGTTCTGAAATGTTCGTCATCCTCATGCTCTACCTCTGGTTTGCCATCGGCCTGGCCTGCGCTGGCTTCTGCTGCCACCAGCTGCTGTTGATCCTCCGGGGGCAGACTCGCCACCAGGTGCGGAAGGGGGTGGCAGTGAGGGCCCGGCCCTGGCGCAAGAACTTACAGGAGGTCTTCGGGAAGAGGTGGCTGCTAGGCCTGCTGGTCCCCATGTTCAATGTTGGAAGTGAGAGCTCCAAGCAGCAGGATAAGTAG